The Sulfurimonas sp. HSL-1716 sequence GGCGACATGCAGTGCTGGTCTATGACGATCTCCTCTTTTAGCGCCAGACCTTTGCTCACCACGTTCTCCTCTATCCATTTGTACGGGTTCTCCGGAAAAGGAAAATCAAGAGGCAGAAACCCCGCTTTTGAAGTGATGACGAGCTGTTCTCTGGATGCTTTGCCCTCTTTAAACAGTTCCTCGAGCGCTTCGCCTATCTCCCGCTCGCTTGTCTGATATCTGTAGTTGATAGCCGTATCTATATGGTTTATCCCGTTTAAGACAGCCGTCTTTACCGCGTCTTTATAGTTTAAGACATAGTTCTCCTCGCGGTAAGGCTCTTTTCTAAAGGTGCCAAGACCCAAAGAGGAGATGAAAAAGTCTCCGTTGAACCTGTAAAAATCCATACTGTATTTGGGATATTGCTTCAAGTATGAAAAAGTACCCTCTTTCGTCGCACAATGCATTTTTTTCCTTGTAAGTCGTTACCCTCATAGTTGCAATTTGCATTCTTGCAGCTGCGCCGGATACCGAACATAAACGCACATCAGGCAAAAAAGCGGCTACATTTTTGTCAAATTTAAGATATCCCTACAAAAATGTTTCTTTTTCCCGCTGCTAGAACGGCACTTGCATATACGTAAACAATCACACACAAAAGGATTCTCATGTATTTATTAACTGCGATATTTAACCAAAGTTGTCTCACGGATGTTCTGATCGACCTCAAAGAAAGAGGCATAGAGGGAGTCACCATAAGCCACGTCGTCGGCAAGGGCGGACTCGGCTTTATAAAAGAGAGCGGAGAGACCGAGCTGGATAAAAACATCAGGCTCGACATCGTCATCTCCAACGAAGCGTTCAAAGAGAGCGCAAAAGAAGCTATCAGGACAAATACCCGCGAATTGGAGACCGGTTCTGGCAAGATGTGGGTCACTCCGGTACTGGAAGTGGAGAGAATAAGAACGGGAGAGACGAACGAATCCGCTTTGGCACATCCGACGATAGGGAAAAAGAAAAACCTCCAAGAGAACTACTTTACGGCGATAGACACGCCCGTAAGCTGATCGGCCACGGCACTCTTTTTAGAGTGTCGCGAGTTTATACAAGAACTGCCTCTCTTTAAAAGCCGGAATATCCAGTTCCTGACGATATTTTGCGATAGAACGCCTCACCATTTTGATATGAAACCTTTTTTCTATCTCCTCATGCAGATGCTTGTCGCTGAGAGGGTTTTCCTTCTCTTCGCACTCCACAAGTCTTTTGAGAAAACTTTTTATCTCCGAAGTGGAGACGTTGTCTATGGCGTTTGAGAAAAAATCCTTAAACGCAAAGACGCCGCGGCTGCACTCCAGATATTTGTCGCTGATGGCGCGCGAGACGGTGGACTCGTTAAAACCAAGCTCGTCGGCT is a genomic window containing:
- a CDS encoding P-II family nitrogen regulator gives rise to the protein MYLLTAIFNQSCLTDVLIDLKERGIEGVTISHVVGKGGLGFIKESGETELDKNIRLDIVISNEAFKESAKEAIRTNTRELETGSGKMWVTPVLEVERIRTGETNESALAHPTIGKKKNLQENYFTAIDTPVS